Proteins found in one Pseudoxanthomonas sp. SL93 genomic segment:
- a CDS encoding TldD/PmbA family protein has translation MQRRDFLTLTGLSVGGLMVPSFLGKAIAAEQLQSTLDVAFKKRLADAALAAATGAGATYCDVRIGRYLRQFVITREDKVQNVVNTESTGAGVRVIANGAWGFAATNTLTADGIAAAARQATAIAKANSKVQTSPVQLAAAKGVGEVSWKTPIRKNAMEVPLKDKVDLLLGVNAAAVNAGADFVNSMMFLVNEQKYFASTDGSYIDQDVHRIWVPMTVTAIDKASGKFRTRDGLSSPMGMGYEYLDGDAGQKYTTPNGVVNYGLSYDMKEDAIASAKQARAKLTAPSVKPGKYDLVLDPSHTWLTIHENVGHPLELDRVLGYEANYAGTSFATLDKREQRFQYGSDIVNLFADKVQPGSLGAVGYDDEGVKTKRWDLVKEGKLVDYQTIRDQAHILGKTESDGCCYADSWSSVQFQRMANVSLAPGKAKLSVADMIKDVEDGIYIIGDGSFSIDQQRYNAQFGGQLFYEIKKGEITRQIEDVAYQIRTPEFWAGCVAICDESDYRLGGSFFDGKGQPGQVSAVSHGSSTARFNGMNVINTARSLG, from the coding sequence TTGCAACGACGTGACTTCCTGACCCTGACGGGTCTCAGCGTGGGCGGCCTGATGGTGCCGTCCTTCCTTGGCAAGGCCATTGCCGCCGAACAGTTGCAGTCCACCCTGGACGTGGCGTTCAAGAAGCGCCTGGCCGACGCCGCGCTGGCGGCAGCCACCGGCGCGGGCGCGACCTACTGCGACGTGCGCATCGGCCGCTACCTGCGGCAGTTCGTGATCACCCGCGAGGACAAGGTGCAGAACGTGGTGAACACCGAGTCCACCGGTGCCGGCGTGCGCGTCATCGCCAACGGTGCCTGGGGCTTCGCCGCGACCAACACGCTCACCGCCGACGGCATCGCCGCCGCCGCGCGCCAGGCCACCGCCATCGCCAAGGCCAACAGCAAGGTGCAGACCAGCCCGGTGCAGCTGGCCGCGGCCAAGGGCGTGGGCGAGGTGTCGTGGAAGACGCCGATCCGGAAGAACGCGATGGAAGTGCCGCTGAAGGACAAGGTGGACCTGCTGCTGGGCGTCAATGCCGCGGCGGTCAATGCCGGCGCCGACTTCGTCAACTCGATGATGTTCCTGGTCAACGAGCAGAAGTACTTCGCCAGCACCGACGGTTCCTACATCGACCAGGACGTGCACCGCATCTGGGTGCCGATGACGGTCACCGCCATCGACAAGGCCAGCGGCAAGTTCCGCACCCGCGATGGCCTGTCCTCGCCGATGGGCATGGGCTACGAATACCTGGACGGCGATGCCGGGCAGAAGTACACCACCCCCAACGGCGTGGTGAATTACGGCCTGTCCTACGACATGAAGGAAGACGCCATCGCCTCGGCCAAGCAGGCGCGCGCCAAGCTGACCGCGCCGTCGGTGAAGCCGGGCAAGTACGACCTGGTGCTGGACCCCTCGCACACCTGGCTGACCATCCATGAGAACGTCGGCCATCCGCTGGAACTGGATCGCGTGCTGGGCTACGAGGCCAACTACGCCGGCACCAGTTTCGCCACGCTGGACAAGCGCGAGCAGCGCTTCCAGTACGGCAGCGACATCGTCAATCTGTTCGCCGACAAGGTGCAGCCCGGCAGCCTGGGTGCCGTCGGCTACGACGACGAGGGCGTGAAGACCAAGCGCTGGGACTTGGTGAAGGAAGGCAAGCTGGTCGACTACCAGACCATCCGCGACCAGGCCCACATCCTGGGCAAGACCGAATCCGACGGCTGCTGCTACGCCGATTCCTGGAGCAGCGTGCAGTTCCAGCGCATGGCCAACGTGTCGCTGGCGCCCGGCAAGGCCAAGCTGAGCGTGGCCGACATGATCAAGGACGTCGAGGACGGCATCTACATCATCGGCGACGGCTCGTTCTCCATCGACCAGCAGCGCTACAACGCGCAGTTCGGCGGCCAGCTGTTCTACGAGATCAAGAAGGGCGAGATCACCCGCCAGATCGAGGACGTGGCCTACCAGATCCGCACGCCGGAATTCTGGGCCGGCTGCGTGGCCATCTGCGACGAGAGCGACTACCGCCTGGGTGGTTCGTTCTTCGACGGCAAGGGCCAGCCCGGCCAGGTGTCGGCGGTCTCGCACGGTTCCTCGACCGCGCGCTTCAACGGCATGAATGTCATCAACACCGCCCGCTCGCTCGGCTGA
- a CDS encoding TldD/PmbA family protein: MSILTEEQAKAILDKVIKLSKADECTASLTGSVDGNIRFALNNVSTSGIVSNTDLAVQVAFGKRTGVATINEFDDASLERVVRRAEDLARLAPENPEFMPAVEKQTYKASPTFSESTAAITPEFRAQVAADSIGPCKAEKLIAAGFLEDGQSFVAFANSKGNFGYQKATAFNYTCTVRTEDGRGSGWVGRNLKDASDFKADSDIRTAMRKASESAEAKALEPGKYTVILEPAAAAGLISFMMNFFDARQADEGRSFLSKKGGGNKLGEQVYDPRVNISADPWHPDAAVMPWDSEGLPREKMPIVENGKVVNLEYSRFWAQKQGKRAIGSPGNLLVAGGTKSTADLVKGTQKGILVTRTWYIRMVDPQTVLLTGLTRDGTFYIENGQIKYPVKNFRFNESPVIMLNNIEELGKPVRVAGDESSFVMMIPPMKLRDFTFTSLSDAV, encoded by the coding sequence ATGAGCATCCTCACCGAAGAGCAGGCCAAGGCCATCCTGGACAAGGTCATCAAGCTGTCCAAGGCCGATGAATGCACCGCGTCCCTCACCGGATCGGTCGACGGCAACATCCGCTTCGCGCTGAACAACGTCTCCACCAGCGGCATCGTCAGCAACACCGACCTGGCCGTACAGGTGGCGTTCGGCAAGCGCACCGGCGTGGCCACCATCAACGAGTTCGACGACGCTTCGCTGGAGCGCGTGGTCCGGCGTGCCGAAGACCTGGCGCGGCTGGCGCCGGAGAATCCGGAGTTCATGCCAGCCGTCGAGAAGCAGACCTACAAGGCCTCGCCGACCTTCAGCGAATCCACCGCCGCCATCACGCCCGAGTTCCGCGCGCAGGTGGCCGCCGATTCCATCGGCCCGTGCAAGGCGGAGAAGCTGATCGCCGCCGGCTTCCTGGAAGACGGCCAGAGCTTCGTCGCCTTCGCCAACAGCAAGGGCAACTTCGGCTACCAGAAGGCGACCGCGTTCAACTACACCTGCACGGTGCGCACCGAGGACGGCCGCGGTTCCGGCTGGGTCGGCCGCAACCTGAAGGACGCCAGCGACTTCAAGGCGGACAGCGACATCCGCACGGCGATGCGCAAGGCCAGCGAGTCGGCGGAAGCCAAGGCGCTGGAACCGGGCAAGTACACGGTGATCCTGGAACCGGCCGCGGCCGCGGGCCTGATCTCCTTCATGATGAACTTCTTCGATGCGCGCCAGGCCGATGAGGGCCGCAGCTTCCTGTCCAAGAAGGGCGGCGGCAACAAGCTGGGCGAGCAGGTCTACGATCCGCGCGTGAACATCAGCGCCGACCCGTGGCACCCGGATGCCGCGGTGATGCCGTGGGACAGCGAAGGCCTGCCGCGCGAGAAGATGCCCATCGTCGAGAACGGCAAGGTGGTCAACCTGGAGTACTCGCGCTTCTGGGCACAGAAGCAGGGCAAGCGTGCGATCGGTTCGCCAGGCAACCTGCTGGTGGCCGGCGGCACCAAGTCCACCGCGGACCTGGTGAAGGGCACGCAGAAGGGCATCCTGGTCACGCGCACGTGGTACATCCGCATGGTGGACCCGCAGACCGTGCTGCTGACCGGCCTGACCCGCGACGGCACGTTCTACATCGAGAACGGGCAGATCAAGTACCCGGTGAAGAATTTCCGCTTCAACGAATCGCCGGTGATCATGCTCAACAACATCGAAGAGCTCGGCAAGCCGGTGCGCGTGGCCGGCGACGAGTCCAGCTTCGTGATGATGATCCCGCCGATGAAGCTGCGCGACTTCACGTTCACGTCGCTGTCGGACGCGGTGTAA
- a CDS encoding DUF4159 domain-containing protein — MLGGMVTAALPRQARAAGAYDFWFTRLKYDSGDWDVDARMPSNLITSLIDYTTLRVDPKEHVLALSDPRMLTAPFCYLAGHKLVEFNPAERRNFERYVRNGGFVFVDDCNHDIDGLFAKSFEAQMASIFGAKAMKKLPNTHAIYRSFFKFDGPPATSFELNGWGDDLVHEYLQGIEINGRLGVLYSNKDYGCEWDYDWRNKRFLAEDNTKFGVNLVIYALTT, encoded by the coding sequence ATGCTCGGCGGCATGGTGACGGCGGCATTGCCCCGGCAAGCACGCGCCGCCGGCGCCTACGACTTCTGGTTCACGCGCCTGAAGTACGACTCCGGCGACTGGGACGTGGACGCGCGCATGCCGTCCAACCTGATCACGTCGCTGATCGACTACACCACCCTGCGCGTGGACCCGAAGGAGCACGTGCTGGCGCTGTCCGACCCGCGCATGCTGACGGCACCGTTCTGCTACCTGGCCGGGCACAAGCTGGTGGAATTCAACCCGGCCGAGCGGCGCAACTTCGAACGGTACGTGCGCAATGGCGGCTTCGTGTTCGTGGACGACTGCAACCACGACATCGACGGCCTGTTCGCCAAGTCGTTCGAAGCGCAGATGGCGTCGATCTTCGGTGCGAAGGCGATGAAGAAACTGCCGAACACGCATGCCATCTACCGGAGTTTCTTCAAGTTCGACGGCCCGCCGGCCACCAGCTTCGAACTCAACGGCTGGGGCGACGACCTGGTGCACGAATACCTGCAGGGCATCGAGATCAACGGCCGCCTCGGCGTGCTCTACAGCAACAAGGACTACGGCTGCGAGTGGGACTACGACTGGCGCAACAAGCGCTTCCTGGCCGAGGACAACACCAAGTTCGGCGTCAATCTCGTGATCTATGCGCTGACGACATGA
- a CDS encoding MoxR family ATPase, producing the protein MNAITESELQQQLARLGELRAAIGQAIVGQQDVVEQLLIGLLAGGHCLLEGVPGLGKTLLVRSLGQALHLQFRRVQFTPDLMPSDILGTELLEEDHGTGHRHFRFQPGPIFTNLLLADELNRTPPKTQAALLEAMQERTVSYAGTTHALPSPFFVLATQNPLEQAGTYPLPEAQLDRFLLHIRVDYPSEQEEHDILAQTTGRAGGDVPRVMDGEEVLALQARVRDVHVGEDLLRWITRLVRSSRPADGVPEDVRKYVRWGAGPRAGQSLVLAAKARALLHGRLAATREDIAALAAPVMRHRLLLSFAAEAEQKSADDVIAALLRGVPFPGA; encoded by the coding sequence ATGAACGCCATCACCGAATCCGAGCTGCAGCAACAACTCGCCCGCCTGGGCGAACTCCGTGCCGCCATCGGCCAGGCCATCGTCGGCCAGCAGGACGTGGTCGAGCAGTTGCTGATCGGCCTGCTGGCCGGTGGCCACTGCCTGCTCGAAGGCGTGCCCGGCCTGGGCAAGACGCTGCTGGTGCGCTCGCTGGGCCAGGCGCTGCACCTGCAGTTCCGCCGCGTGCAGTTCACCCCCGACCTGATGCCCAGCGACATCCTGGGCACCGAGCTGCTGGAAGAGGACCACGGCACCGGCCATCGCCATTTCCGGTTCCAGCCGGGCCCGATCTTCACCAACCTGCTGCTGGCCGACGAACTCAACCGCACGCCACCCAAGACTCAGGCCGCGCTGCTGGAGGCGATGCAGGAACGCACCGTCAGCTACGCAGGCACCACGCATGCGCTGCCCTCGCCGTTCTTCGTGCTGGCCACGCAGAACCCGCTGGAGCAGGCCGGCACCTACCCGCTGCCGGAAGCACAGCTGGACCGTTTCCTGCTGCACATCCGCGTGGACTATCCCAGCGAGCAGGAAGAGCACGACATCCTGGCGCAGACCACCGGCCGCGCCGGCGGCGACGTGCCGCGGGTGATGGACGGCGAGGAGGTGCTCGCCCTGCAGGCGCGCGTGCGCGACGTGCACGTCGGCGAAGACCTGCTGCGCTGGATCACCCGCCTGGTCCGCTCCAGCCGTCCGGCCGACGGCGTGCCCGAGGACGTGCGCAAGTACGTGCGCTGGGGCGCCGGTCCGCGCGCCGGGCAATCGCTGGTGCTTGCCGCGAAGGCGCGTGCGCTGCTGCACGGCCGTCTGGCCGCGACGCGCGAGGACATCGCCGCCCTGGCCGCACCGGTGATGCGTCACCGCCTGCTGCTGTCCTTCGCCGCCGAGGCCGAGCAGAAGAGTGCCGACGACGTGATCGCCGCCCTGCTGCGCGGCGTGCCGTTCCCCGGCGCCTGA
- a CDS encoding DUF58 domain-containing protein, with the protein MSHDLIPADVRSRLKDLRLTARRAIGTQGIGLHHSRSRGAGLEFAQYRAYEPGDELRQIDWKLYARSDRFFVREAERESPLTAWIVLDATASMAQQDGARPGWSRFDAAKVLAACLAELALKQGDRFGLMALHGDGLHLIAPGHGARQRDRLLLELHALRPQGGFPPAGKIAPLWERIGAGDLVVVLSDWFDDGVAALAERLASARREVLAIQLLTVEERDFPFTGGHRFRDPESGEELLGDGPTLRAEYLQRFDAAQRVLDARLDASGIRRARYVLDQPLDLPLRRLFGARDAAEYA; encoded by the coding sequence GTGTCCCACGACCTGATCCCCGCCGACGTGCGCAGCCGGTTGAAGGACCTGCGGCTGACGGCACGCCGTGCCATCGGCACGCAGGGGATCGGCCTGCACCACAGCCGCAGCCGCGGTGCCGGGCTGGAGTTCGCGCAGTACCGCGCATACGAACCCGGCGACGAGCTGCGGCAGATCGACTGGAAGCTGTATGCGCGCTCGGACCGCTTCTTCGTCCGCGAGGCCGAGCGCGAAAGTCCGCTGACGGCGTGGATCGTGCTGGATGCCACGGCGTCAATGGCGCAGCAGGATGGCGCGCGTCCGGGCTGGTCGCGCTTCGATGCGGCCAAGGTGCTGGCGGCCTGCCTTGCCGAGCTGGCGCTCAAGCAGGGTGACCGGTTCGGCCTGATGGCGTTGCACGGCGATGGCCTGCACCTGATCGCGCCGGGGCATGGTGCGCGCCAGCGCGACCGCCTGCTGCTGGAACTGCACGCGCTGCGGCCGCAGGGAGGATTTCCACCGGCCGGCAAGATCGCACCGCTGTGGGAACGGATCGGCGCCGGTGACCTGGTGGTGGTGCTGAGCGACTGGTTCGACGATGGCGTGGCGGCGCTGGCCGAACGGCTGGCCTCGGCGCGACGCGAAGTGCTGGCGATCCAGCTGCTGACGGTGGAGGAGCGCGACTTTCCCTTCACGGGTGGGCACCGGTTCCGCGATCCGGAAAGCGGCGAGGAACTGCTGGGCGATGGCCCGACCCTGCGCGCGGAGTATCTGCAGCGCTTCGACGCGGCACAGCGCGTGCTCGACGCACGGTTGGACGCCAGCGGCATCCGCCGTGCGCGTTACGTGCTGGACCAGCCGCTCGACCTGCCGTTGCGGCGGCTGTTCGGCGCCCGCGACGCGGCGGAGTACGCATGA
- a CDS encoding BatA domain-containing protein — MSLAFLLPAGLAAFAALLLPLLLHLARRHEQKHTDFAALRWLRQKPKPRHRIRFDEWPLLLLRLLLLALLALWLARPVLSGMENDAPWVVAVPGVAPTEAAAYATQDNVRLHWLAPGFPQLDEARPADGVPIGSLLRELDATLPAGTALTVLVPATLQGADAQRPLLSRDVTWKVVVGAMRADAAPSSPPPVLAVRHAPGDEAGLRYLRAAAQAWAPASGASSPAITVGTGDQPLPSSKHRLVWLAPGALPAPVRQWISAGGTALLGEKTRIEGAAPATTVAWRDARGNALVESTRIGTGRALRFTRALDPAAMPELLEPTFPHRLRALLSDPAPPPTRVLATDYAPRTGAAPYAAAPRDLQPWLALLVALLVLVERWFATRRQRGVTP; from the coding sequence ATGAGCCTGGCGTTCCTGCTACCCGCGGGCCTTGCCGCCTTCGCCGCCCTGCTGTTGCCGTTGCTGCTGCATCTGGCGCGACGGCACGAGCAGAAGCACACCGACTTCGCCGCGCTGCGCTGGCTGCGGCAGAAGCCCAAGCCGCGCCACCGCATCCGCTTCGACGAATGGCCGCTGCTGCTGTTGCGCCTGCTGCTGCTGGCACTGCTCGCCCTGTGGCTGGCGCGCCCGGTGTTGTCAGGCATGGAAAACGACGCCCCGTGGGTCGTGGCGGTGCCGGGTGTCGCGCCAACCGAAGCCGCCGCCTACGCGACACAGGACAACGTGCGCCTGCACTGGCTGGCGCCGGGATTCCCGCAACTGGACGAAGCGCGCCCCGCGGACGGGGTGCCGATCGGCAGCCTGTTGCGCGAGCTGGATGCCACCTTGCCGGCAGGCACGGCGCTGACCGTGCTGGTGCCGGCGACCCTGCAAGGCGCGGATGCGCAACGGCCCCTGCTGTCGCGCGACGTCACGTGGAAGGTGGTGGTGGGCGCGATGCGCGCGGATGCCGCCCCTTCGTCACCGCCGCCAGTCCTCGCGGTGAGGCACGCGCCCGGTGATGAAGCCGGCCTGCGCTACCTGCGCGCGGCGGCACAGGCGTGGGCGCCGGCATCGGGCGCGTCGTCGCCGGCCATCACCGTCGGCACGGGTGACCAGCCGCTCCCCTCTTCGAAACATCGCTTGGTGTGGCTGGCACCCGGCGCCCTGCCCGCACCGGTCCGTCAGTGGATCAGTGCGGGCGGCACGGCGTTGCTCGGCGAGAAGACCCGTATCGAGGGCGCGGCGCCGGCGACCACCGTGGCCTGGCGCGATGCGCGCGGCAATGCCCTGGTGGAATCCACGCGTATCGGCACGGGCCGCGCGCTGCGCTTCACGCGCGCGCTGGATCCGGCCGCCATGCCGGAACTGCTGGAACCCACGTTCCCGCACCGCCTTCGCGCGTTGCTTTCCGATCCCGCACCACCGCCCACGCGTGTGCTGGCGACCGACTACGCGCCACGCACCGGCGCGGCGCCGTATGCGGCCGCACCGCGCGACCTGCAACCCTGGCTGGCGCTGCTGGTCGCCCTGCTGGTGCTGGTGGAGCGGTGGTTCGCGACGCGTCGGCAGCGGGGCGTGACACCGTGA
- a CDS encoding carboxypeptidase regulatory-like domain-containing protein has product MNLPAMLPLLLAVLLSAGVVLAWARLAYWQARAPAGARSAGWRMAALFLLQPLCALLLYFTLLPPRQAATDGTLVVLTARADAVAMPAALQGEHRIALPEAPALAGAERMPDLATALRRQPGVRRLHVIGAGLEARDLDAVGGRTLAFTAAPLPRGVARLDPVARVAPGVVFTVSGRVEGVPQARIELRDPAGQRIDATAANATGDFMLTGTSRVPGPASFTVHVADARRQPVESLALPVWTQVDPPPRVWVLAGAPNAELKYLRRWATDAGIPLHLQISLGGGLQLGDAPLPMNADTLRRFDLVVLDERSAAALGEAQRDAVANAVRDGMGVMLRVTGAVPANTRRFLGLQLGAGSDEAPFQLGRTAADDEAWRARRGSGTADAPVDSEAVSAGLPALTRQTVRIQAADALPLLSDAEGRAVAYWRTEGRGRVAAWLPVDTYRLALSGHGERHGELWSQAFATLARSTGTPSPALPADARVQQRTSLCGVGDDAWVVAPDGKRTRLLVDPATGVARCAGYWPGHAGWHVLTSGEASWPFPVRAADEARGLQASTLREQTLPLVGEGGTTRSNTEGARGASVPWFLAWLALTGLLWWLERSRRGRAAAT; this is encoded by the coding sequence ATGAACCTGCCTGCAATGCTTCCATTGCTGCTGGCCGTGCTCCTGTCCGCGGGCGTCGTGCTGGCCTGGGCCCGTCTGGCCTACTGGCAGGCGCGCGCGCCGGCCGGGGCGCGCAGTGCGGGCTGGCGGATGGCTGCGCTGTTCCTGTTGCAGCCGCTGTGCGCCCTGCTCCTCTACTTCACCCTGCTGCCGCCGCGCCAGGCGGCCACCGACGGCACGCTCGTGGTGTTGACCGCGCGCGCGGACGCGGTGGCCATGCCGGCGGCCCTGCAGGGCGAACATCGCATCGCGCTGCCCGAAGCGCCCGCGCTGGCCGGCGCCGAACGCATGCCGGATCTGGCCACCGCGCTGCGACGCCAACCCGGCGTGCGTCGCCTGCACGTGATCGGCGCAGGCCTTGAAGCGCGTGATCTCGATGCGGTGGGCGGGCGCACGCTGGCCTTTACCGCGGCACCGCTGCCGCGTGGGGTGGCACGGCTGGATCCGGTGGCGCGGGTGGCGCCCGGCGTCGTGTTCACCGTCAGCGGACGCGTGGAAGGCGTGCCTCAGGCACGCATCGAACTGCGCGATCCGGCCGGACAGCGCATCGACGCCACCGCGGCGAACGCGACGGGAGACTTCATGCTCACCGGCACCAGCCGCGTGCCGGGACCCGCGAGCTTCACCGTGCACGTGGCGGATGCGCGCCGGCAGCCGGTCGAGTCGCTGGCGTTGCCGGTGTGGACGCAGGTGGACCCGCCGCCGCGGGTCTGGGTGCTGGCCGGTGCACCCAATGCGGAACTGAAATACCTGCGCCGCTGGGCCACCGACGCGGGCATTCCCCTGCACCTGCAGATCAGCCTGGGCGGTGGCCTGCAACTCGGCGACGCACCGCTGCCGATGAACGCCGACACGTTGCGCCGTTTCGATCTGGTGGTGCTGGACGAGCGCAGCGCCGCCGCGCTGGGTGAAGCCCAGCGTGACGCCGTGGCCAACGCGGTACGCGACGGCATGGGCGTGATGCTGCGCGTGACCGGCGCCGTGCCTGCAAACACGCGACGCTTCCTGGGATTGCAGCTCGGCGCGGGCAGCGACGAGGCGCCATTCCAGCTGGGGCGCACGGCCGCCGACGATGAGGCGTGGCGTGCACGGCGGGGCAGCGGCACTGCCGATGCGCCCGTCGACAGCGAAGCCGTCAGCGCAGGACTGCCGGCCTTGACCCGCCAGACCGTCCGCATACAGGCGGCCGACGCCCTGCCCCTGCTGTCCGATGCGGAAGGCCGCGCGGTGGCGTACTGGCGCACGGAAGGCCGCGGGCGCGTGGCGGCGTGGCTGCCCGTGGACACCTATCGGCTCGCGCTGTCCGGACACGGCGAGCGGCATGGCGAACTCTGGTCGCAGGCCTTCGCCACGCTGGCGCGGAGCACCGGCACCCCTTCCCCGGCGTTGCCGGCGGATGCGCGCGTGCAGCAGCGGACATCGCTGTGCGGCGTCGGCGACGACGCGTGGGTCGTCGCACCCGACGGCAAACGGACACGGTTGCTGGTCGATCCGGCGACCGGCGTGGCCCGCTGCGCCGGTTACTGGCCAGGCCACGCCGGCTGGCATGTGCTGACATCGGGCGAAGCCTCGTGGCCTTTCCCTGTCCGCGCGGCGGATGAGGCGCGGGGCCTGCAGGCCAGCACGCTGCGCGAGCAGACCCTGCCGCTTGTCGGCGAAGGCGGCACGACGCGATCGAACACCGAGGGCGCGCGCGGTGCCAGCGTGCCGTGGTTCCTCGCATGGCTGGCGTTGACGGGCCTGCTGTGGTGGCTGGAACGCAGCCGCCGGGGACGTGCCGCGGCCACATGA
- a CDS encoding I78 family peptidase inhibitor: protein MPAKRSAITPLLVLSGFALMLSACTASAPVTEAAPPKVGGSGTCAADKVQWAIGQEGVQATMGRVWRESGAGLIRPIGPNQAVTRDYRPDRVNVELDAKNVITRITCG, encoded by the coding sequence ATGCCTGCCAAGCGTTCTGCGATCACCCCGCTGCTGGTGCTGTCAGGGTTCGCGTTGATGTTGTCCGCCTGCACCGCCAGCGCGCCGGTCACCGAGGCCGCGCCCCCCAAGGTGGGCGGCTCCGGTACCTGCGCCGCCGACAAGGTGCAGTGGGCCATCGGCCAGGAAGGCGTGCAGGCGACGATGGGTCGCGTGTGGCGCGAAAGTGGCGCCGGGCTGATCCGGCCCATCGGCCCCAACCAGGCGGTGACGCGCGACTATCGCCCGGACCGGGTGAATGTCGAACTCGATGCGAAGAACGTCATCACCAGGATCACCTGCGGCTGA
- a CDS encoding I78 family peptidase inhibitor: MIHKALPALLLTFTLAACSAPEPDEQVAATEQSQAAAAEAAAPAPTAPPATELAGSCDDTQAQWIIGKTPTEKDIEQARTDSKSESVRSLKPGDAATMDFNPNRLNVILDEKGVVGSVNCG, translated from the coding sequence ATGATCCACAAGGCGTTGCCCGCCCTGCTGCTGACGTTCACCTTGGCCGCGTGCTCCGCACCCGAGCCTGACGAGCAGGTCGCGGCCACCGAGCAATCCCAGGCCGCCGCCGCCGAGGCCGCCGCGCCCGCCCCCACCGCGCCGCCCGCCACCGAACTGGCCGGCAGCTGCGACGATACGCAGGCGCAGTGGATCATCGGCAAGACGCCGACCGAGAAGGACATCGAGCAGGCGCGGACCGACAGCAAGTCCGAAAGCGTGCGCAGCCTCAAGCCCGGTGACGCGGCGACGATGGATTTCAATCCGAACCGTCTCAACGTGATCCTCGACGAGAAAGGCGTGGTGGGTTCCGTCAACTGCGGTTGA